The Hordeum vulgare subsp. vulgare chromosome 7H, MorexV3_pseudomolecules_assembly, whole genome shotgun sequence DNA window GAGGCCGAGTATATGCCCGCCTCCGCTACGGTGTGCCAGGCAGCATGGCTCCGGCGCCTCCTAGGGGAGCTGCTgagcaaggaggaggagacggtgaagatctacatcgacaaccagagtGCTATCCAATTGATCAAGAACCCAGTGTTCCATGAGCGCAACAAACACATTGATACGCGCTTCCACTACACCAGGAGGTGCGTCGAGGAAGGCAAGATCGTCGTCGAGCACATCGGCACCACCAATCAACTCGCCGACATTCTCACCAAGTCTCTTGGAAGAATTCAGTTCCAGGAACTACGAGGAAGGATCGGCATCACCAACATCACCGAGGACTAAAACTTAGGGGGAGATTTGTTGGGAATAAGTTTCAGTTTCAGTTGTTAGCTCGTCAGGGTTTTAGGTGTCGAAAAGTTCAGTTTCGTCAGAGTCGTTTTCTGTCAGATGTTGGCGCGATTTGTACGCCTGCATCGCGAGTCCTTAGGAGAGCCGTGGGCTCGATCCaagtcgtgggatggcacgacttAGTCGGGATCGTGGCTATAGCCACGGCAAGTTTGTTATTCCTGCATAATAAGAGGAAGAAAAGCACCAGAAAAGCAGTAACTTTGGACACTGCACAAAACCTCTCGAGTTTATCAGTAGTTCATCTTCTTCCTGCGCCGATTCCACCTTCGTTTTGATCACGAGTGAGTAGGGGTTTAGCTGACAGTGATTGCTTGGGTCTTTCTGCCGTCGAATTTATCTAACCTCGCCCCGATCGGTCTGCTTCCCGGCCCAATTAGCtaaccacctagagagagagggagactgATTGATTGGTCTCtatgagagagggggaggggatccATTGTTGTGATAGAGGGGCTAGCCAACGCGATCAGGTGTgccccctgccaccgccgccaccatcaCTATCATCCTATGGATCTCAATCCTCCTCGTGATGTGCACCACTACATCGACCCTCGCCATCGAGGGGTTTCACGGGTTTAAGAGCTATTCTCACTTCTCCTAATAGCAATGCAATGATAACCGACGAGGGCACCTACGCCGGCCATGAATTTACTTCAAACTTCCTCCATGTCATAGGCCTTACACAAGTAAACACCTAAAGAACATGTCATCCTCGCATCGTGTTTTCTCCGGCCGCCAGACCAGAGCATCCCaattttgatttttttgtttAAAAAGATCACCTGCCGAGTGGAATTGGCAGAAAGGATCACATCTCGATCAAATTGCCAAAAAACACCAGTTGCGTCGTGGCGACAGCCGACACATGGCACCTACCGCCACAGGAGTCGGTGGCAAGAAAAGTTAGGATTGAAACGAACAGGAGTGGGATAAATAGgttataccctccgatcggccacttggccgtagcagcagcattgcgcgcggtggaggaggagtgcgtgagggcatcttttcttctcactctccaatagcatgtagaagagagacccttataaaggggtctaacttcttctccactaacggggtgggactaaaatttccatcaccaccttgtcatgccatcaCCTACATGGGCCATTGGAGATTTCTGAATTTGTCTTATGGGTCTAAAGCCCACTGTTAATTTCAACAATTGGGCCTTCCCGCCATGGCAACAGccattgctgctgttgttgataTGTAAGTGTGTGAGATGGTGATGGATTCATCCGGTAATAGCAAATGAGTGGGTGGTGTTCATGTACTTGACATTTGGAGGATGATTTATGGTCACATGCTTGTCCGTGTCATTCATTCATCTCTCACGAAATGTAAATATGCAGCAGGCTGCCGCCTCGGGCAATGGCGACAGGGTTCATCTGACCTGTCATGGTAcgcgcagtagcagtagcagcctgTCACTCCCAGCCCGTTCCGTTTTAGCCGGCCCGCGGACGTAAAAACCTGATAAGCCCGGGTTGCCGCCAGAACCAGTGACAGCAGGTCCTACTATCGGCTCCCCTGGCGGCATGTGCCACGGGTCGGCTGGCGTACCTGCTTCCACGGCCCAGTTGGTCTTTTTTGGCAATTTGGTCCAGAGATGGTCTTTTCTGTCAATTCCACTCGGCGGGTGATCTTTTTTAACAAAAATTCTCCAATTTTGCACGAGTGTGTGGAGGGGATGACATAAAACGACCATTGACACGTTCTACCCGCCGTCGAAGCAGCTCGCTAGCTAACCGTCCTGCCACTACATAGCTCCCTCCCTCTGTGCCTTTGGCTGTCAACTCATCGAGGAGCCTGccatcctcctctctggctgtatTCTCCTCCAAATTCCACCACCACTACGGTAGCATTCTTCAATGTCCTTTCTTGCTTTACAATTTAGTATTCAGTGAAACTGTTGGGAACCCTCATTTTTTGGGAACCCTTGGTCGATCGAAACCTTATCCACTGAAATGTTCGAATCACAATGCAAACAAACAGTTCAAATAGCAGCGTCCCCAGGTTCTGCATAAATTTGAAAAAAGCCCTCAGGGGCGTGACAACCTGAATATTTTGTGATCTCTATATCTTTCAGAGGTTACAGACAACCTGAATATTTGTGAAAAATCCGTCTGAAAGTCAGACCTATCCTccaaaaatagaagaaaaacaCTAAAATGCATGTAACAccacaaaaattctagaaaaggaGGATATAGCCAGAAAAGTAGGACAAAAATAAGGGGATGTGCCCCAAATCCAATTATTTTACCCTTTCAGGTATATTCAGTCCCCTCCATCCTATGAAGAGGTTATAAAAATTCCCAGCGAACTCCGAAAATAGGAAGATGCATTCGACTGGTACATCATCATGTCAACTTTGTTGGTGTACGACAACCGCCATCATACACACCCCCGTGATCATATTCTCGGCCACGCTATTAAGGACACCCCTTGGCCAAAAGTTCTTTTCACTACAACAACATAAGTGTCTTGGGGGCTTTTCGTAGTTAGATTTAGAAACTCGGGTGTGATGTAATGGTGTATGGTTTGTGAGTAATTAGATGCTTCTTTTATTTGAATATAAGATGTGATGCAATGATATTTTACGCAGCTTATGAAGGTTGTTTTGCCGTTGTCAGTTCCATAGAAAAGGCTATTTTCCCAATATGAACTCCATAGAAagtcaacaaaaataaaatgagagaGAATGCAAATATACAAGTTCTGTCCATGATTAATCACTTGAGATCATGGCCAATTTCCGGCAGCCAAAGTAAACTCATACCACGACATTATGAATCGCAATTACATGGCTACAATTTAAGCCCTACAGGTTTAACTCACACTAGTTATAtctctatatattttttgtttgatTGCAAGTTTTTGTTGATAGCTTACCAAACTAGCTGCTTGGTAGTTATATCTCTATATATAATCAGTAAGTCAAGGTTGCGACAAAAAAGTATAATTTCTAATCTTATTGTACATGGTACTGTATGATAAGCACTGTGAGTGCATACTTTTCCGAAAGAAAGTTGGGCAGGGTATCATAAGGTAACAAAACATAACAATCTTACTATTTTATGATCTGCGAGACCCTCCCTTCGGAAAATTATAAGGCACTCAGTTATTTATATATCCTTGGAGGACACAAAAATCCACAACATATATTACAGTATTTAGAAGCACAACCTTACGGGTACACCTCAGTAACAGACTAACAGTGCATATTTTTCCAAAAGAAAGTTCGGCAGGGTATCATAAGGTAACAAAACATAACAGTCTTGCTATTTTATGATCTGCGAGACCTCCATTCGGAAAATTTTAAGGCGCTCAATTATTTATATATCCCTGGATCACACAACAGTCGACAacatatattagagtatttgggaGGACAACCTTAGGGGTAGACCTCAATGACAGTTCGAGCTCCAACTTTCTTGAAAACCTTATATTCGCTGAAACCTGCTTTCATGAAGATGTCGCTCCAGTCCTTTTCATCACGCTGGCGGCCTCTCGTCATCACCAGCTTCAACATATCAACCAGGTGATGGGTTTCCAGCATTAGCCCCGAAGCCGAGCTAAGCACAATATCTATCACGATGACTTTTCCTCCTGCGCCTCGGGGAGGAATGGCCTTCTTGCATTGTGCCAAGATCTTGATGCAATCCTCGTCACTCCACAAGTGCAGAACAGACTACCATGCATGGATAAACTTATATAAGGTTAAGAGAAAGATGTAACAGCACCCGGATGCCTAGACACCCTTTATGAACagtaaaatgaaaaaaataaaaaaaaaggttcAAAATATCTGAAACCTTGAAACATATAAAATGGTCAAACTTTGTAGGTTCTtacaagttttcatgtcaaaatatCATGTAGAGAAAGGTGTACAAACAAGTTTTAGATTTCAGTGCTAAAATAGCTTAAAATTTGAAGTACTAAAAAGTATTTCCTGTGTAGAGCTCctcaatttttttttttttttgacatgaaaacttgcaaacaccgatcatctttgatcttgcaaagtttcagaaTTATTATTTTTGATTTCTAACGTTCTCCACTGAGCTTGATTAGAACCCAGTAATTTTTTTGCTTTCAATGGAAAATGCTGGAATGGGGCACATTTATAAGTACCTTGAGCAACACAGCTTGAGCAGGTGGGACGGCGTGGAAGATGTCACCAGCAACATACTTAATCACTCCTTCTGCCGGAGCTTTATCAATGACCTTTGGCAGGTCCATCACGGTGCACTTGATGTGAGGATAGGCCCTGACGATGGCCCTCGCCGTCGTCCCGTCACCACCGCACAAGTCGGTCAGAGACTCGAGCTCTTGGAACAGCTCACGGCACTGCCGGAGCACAAGACCGATCCCCATATGGTTATGGGAAGCCTTGGCCTCATGGACCAGCTTATCCATCTCCGGGTCCAGGAGTGCCATGCTGTCGTCGAAGATGGTCGCGCCGTGCAAGTCCTCGAACGGCGAGGGCACCGGGCCCTCAAAGTCCTTCTTGAACCACTCCGACAGCCCCAATGCCGCCTCCACGTAGTACCGGGAGGAGGCCGCACGCACGATGGCCGTCTGGCAGGCGTCGCCCTCTATGTGGACGCCGTCCACCAGCAGGTATGATATCGGTTTCAGGCGGTACGTCGCCGTGCCCATGTCGTCGGTGGAGTCGAAGACGCCCGCCGTGGCCAGCTGAGACAGTAGGCGGCCGAGGAACGACAGCTTGGACGGGGGCAGGGACAGCGCGGCGATCAGGTCAGAGGGCGATGCGGCGCCGCCGAGGCGGTGGATGGCCGTGGGGATGCCTAGCTCGACCGCGCACCGGAGCGCCATGGGCGTGAGGTAGCACAGGGTGTGGCGCCACAGGTCGGCCTGCGCTTGGAGCAGCTCAGCGTCGCTGGGGACGGCCATCTTCTCGGTCTGAGCTGCTATGATCGTctaactctctctctctatatatatatcagACTTCAGTGCTGTGTTGTGCTCGTGCACTTGTGCTAATTATATAGGGGGTATATATATAGCATGTGGTTGCTATCATTTCTTTTCTCGTGGAACACGAGGATGATAGGGAATGCTGGACGGAAATCCTATACGACCTGGGTCGCCCACGCCCGATGGCTGGACCAAGTCAGGCGCTTGACGCGTGGCAGAAACAAATCTCAAATCAGCGGGGCTCACTTATTCCCCAATTCAGCTACCAAATCCCTATTCTCACCAAACCAAATCATCCCTGAACGGTTCATCTACCTGCGAGCGTTTCATCTCCATGCCCCTTTTCCTCTCGCTGTGACGAAACGCCGAGATGGCGATCGACCTTGAAGACAAGGGTAGTGCAGCAAACGGCAGCCAAGGAACAGACATGGAAGCCTCTCCGCCGGATCAATCTCTGCCCACCGCTCCTCCACCGGTGGTAAGTATATTTTACATCTACAGACATACAACCCCTGCTGCACAAATCCTCTTTTGACTGATTTCATACCCGCACAGCAATCACCACGGAAATACCCAAACTTTTCGTTGGATGAAACCAGCGGTCAGCCAAGGGCGAGGAACACACCAAGGAATGATTTTGACCTGCAAGATGGAGATAATGTAAATAAGGTTCATAATATTTATGTTCTTGCAATAAGTTATTCAATAACTGAAAATAAAGTAACACATGGTTGCAGGCTAATAATCAGAATACATCATCTGAAAATAGTGTTCCAACAGTTGGGATGTTCTTTCAATCAGAGGAAGAGGCATACAAGTTCTATAATTCTTATGCCGAAGCTAATGGATTCAGCATTAGGAGGTGCCACAGAAAGTACAGAGCAGATGGGACATTAGCTTCAAGATATTTTGTTTGTAGCAAATCAGGTGTGAAGGCTACTCATCTAACACATGTAACCAAGAAAGAACAAGCTACTTCGAGGACAGCTTGCATGGCTCGTGTTCAATTCAGCATCACTCGGGAGGGTATTTGGAATGTTCAGAAAGTTATACTCGATCACAATCATCAGTTGGTAAGTCCAGATAAAAGGCACATGCTTAGATCTCAACGTCAACTTTTAGACGCTGACCGCCACATGATTAAACAAATGAGGACATCCGGAATTAGACAATCTGAAATATATGATTATTGTGAGCAATTGTATGGTAAGGATGGTGTACCCTTCTTGCAAATGGATTGCAACAATTACTTGCGAAGTGAGCGCATGAAGTATTTAGAATCCAAAGATGCAGAAACACTTATGGAGTATTTGAAGAATAAGCAAGTTGAGGACCCTTCATTCTTTTATGCCGTGCAGCCAGATAAAGTTGAAGGAAGAATAATGAATATCTTTTGGGCTGATGGACAAGCTATCATGGATTATTCTGTCTTTGGGGATGCTATTTCTTTTGACACCACATTTTCAACAAATAAGTTTAAAATGCCATTTGCTCCGCTTGTTGGTGTTAACCATCACAAACAGACTATTCTTTTTGGTGCAGCTTTGCTATATGATGAAACCGCAGATTCATTTGAGTGGCTTTTTAGAACCTTCCTACAAGCTATGTCCGGTAAGCAGCCTGAAACCATATTCACTGATCAATGTGCGGCCATTATAAAGGCTATTGGAAATGTATTTCCAAACACACGCCATCGTCTTTGTTTGTGGCATTTGTATCAAAATGCAGCTAAACATCTAAGTCAAGTAATCAGCGATCATCCTGAATTTCTTAGAGAATTTAAGAGATGTGTGTATGAAGATAGATCAGTGGCACACTTTGAGAATAGATGGCATGGGCTATTGGCTAAATACCAGGTTGTGGACAATTCATGGATGAACAATTATGTTTTAGGTATATTATGCAAGCATGCTCATAAGGTTTTCACCTGCTGCAATATTATTACACTAGAAAGTCCCGGACGGAAATCCTATACGACCTGGGTCGTCCACGCCCGATGGCTGGTCAAGTCAAGCGCTTGACGCGTGGCAGAAACGAATCTCAAAGCAGCAGGGCTCACTTATTCCTCAATTCAGCTACCAAATCCTTATTCTCGTTGTCTTCTCCACAAGATCAGCACCGCTCTCGCGCTGCCGTGATTCTCCGCCGGCACTCGCTGCTCTCCTCGGCGTCCATGGCCACGACCCTGCGTCCCATCTCCTTCGCAGCGCCGTCGCTCGCAGCAGCACCGACACTCTAGCTAGCGACGACCAGCCTTCTCCGCAGCCGGCGACGCAACTCCTTCCCCGCGCCGTCGCTCGCGGCACCACCGGCGCTCCAGCTAGCCACGGCCGCCCTCCTCGACGTCTTCGCTCTGTGCGCCGCCGACGGACGGCCTCCACTGCTTGCCCCAGCTGGCCGTCTTGCACGATAGGACCAGGACTGCCGTGACTTTGGACTGTCCTGTTTCAGACTTTCAGTTAGCAATAGACAGTGTCAAAAACTGAACTGGACTGAAATACATAGGAGTGGATAGTGAtgctttattatttttcttctgaaTCTTACTCCCCGCTCCTACAGAATATTCCACTTCTTTTGTATGGAAGAATTTGATGAACGCTCTGAATAAAAAGTTGTGCTATTTGCAGCACTATTCTCACACTTGTGGCATTTGGTTTTGGCAACTTAACATAACAGAGCAATGGTGATCAGGATTAATTCAAATACATCAGTTGCCAACTCAAAATAGACAAATGCACAAGATTTGACAAATATGGCAATGTATTTTCACCAATATCCAGATAGCAACATGAGGACATAAGCACCATGTATCAAAATCAAAAGATGGCTTCAGTGttatgttgtaataattaaatAACAATAATTAGCTGACATGCCCAGCTAACTAGCATTTAGCACCAACATGATACATTACTGTCGAAACCATGATGTACTAGCACCTTCGCCAAAATCCAATTGGCGAGCCGCTTGAGGTGTTGTGCTATCTTCATGAACCTCAAACAACAATCTTGTAAATTCTCCATGGATAGGTGGAATTAAGGCTGGCTGATACTGTCCTAATGGCATGGTTGTCTGTGGATTTGTATTATAAGCACAATCaacttcaaaagcttcatctCTAGGTGGAACAAGTACTGATTGCTTTGATGGATGGTTCGAAGTTTTTCCTGCACATTGTGTGTATATACAATAAGTTAGAAAAGTGGTCGGAACCAGCCACTTAATCACACATAACAGGAAATGTACCTTCTTTCTTGCCTTTCTTTGCTCTCTCTAGCACATCTTTTGATCTTTTTTCCTTTCGACCTTTTATTCGCTCGGGAGCTTTAAATGAAACCAATGTTTTTGCAATATCTTCACCACTTTCAGCAGAACTTTCAGGGTCCTCAACTTCATCCAAATTTATCTTGCTTAGTAAATCGCCCACTTCCAAAGCCAACTTATCAATACCATCATTGAGGTACCCAAGAACCTCCTTTGAACTCTTACacttcaatgcaagtgacatcaTCTTTCGAGAAGTATGTGCAAACATGTATTGTAGGATGTCCTTAATATTCTGTTTGGATGTAAATATTTCCTGCTTTGCATATTTTGTCCATCTGTTCAATATGTAATGACTTGCTAGTGTAATAATATTGCAGCAGGTGAAAACCTTATGAGCATGCTTGCATAATATACCTAAAACATAATTGTTCATCCATGAATTGTCCACAACCTGGTATTTAGCCAATAGCCCATGCCATCTATTCTCAAAGTGTGCCACTGATCTATCTTCATACACACATCTCTTAAATTCTCTAAGAAATTCAGGATGATCGCTGATTACTTGACTTAGATGTTTAGCTGCATTTTGATACAAATGCCACAAACAAAGACGATGGCGTGTGTTTGGAAATACATTTCCAATAGCCTTTATAATGGCCGCACATTGATCAGTGAATATGGTTTCAGGCTGCTTACCGGACATAGCTTGTAGGAAGGTTCTAAAAAGCCACTCAAATGAATCTGCGGTTTCATCATATAGCAAAGCTGCACCAAAAAGAATAGTCTGTTTGTGATGGTTAACACCAACAAGCGGAGCAAATGGCATTTTAAACTTATTTGTTGAAAATGTGGTGTCAAAAGAAATAGCATCCCCAAAGACAGAATAATCCATGATAGCTTGTCCATCAGCCCAAAAGATATTCATTATTCTTCCTTCAACTTTATCTGGCTGCACGGCATAAAAGAATGAAGGGTCCTCAACTTGCTTATTCTTCAAATACTCCATAAGTGTTTCTGCATCTTTGGATTCTAAATACTTCATGCGCTCACTTCGCAAGTAATTGTTGCAATCCATTTGCAAGAAGGGTACACCATCCTTACCATACAATTGCTCACAATAATCATATATTTCAGATTGTCTAATTCCGGATGTCCTCATTTGTTTAATCATGTGGCGGTCAGCGTCTAAAAGTTGACGTTGAGATCTAAGCATGTGCCTTTTATCTGGACTTACCAACTGATGATTGTGATCGAGTATAACTTTCTGAACATTCCAAATACCCTCCCGAGTGATGCTGAATTGAACACGAGCCATGCAAGCTGTCCTCGAAGTAGCTTGTTCTTTCTTGGTTACATGTGTTAGATGAGTAGCCTTCACACCTGATTTGCTACAAACAAAATATCTTGAAGCTAATGTCCCATCTGCTCTGTACTTTCTGTGGCACCTCCTAATGCTGAATCCATTAGCTTCGGCATAAGAATTATAGAACTTGTATGCCTCTTCCTCTGATTGAAAGAACATCCCAACTGTTGGAACACTATTTTCAGATGATGTATTCTGATTATTAGCCTGCAACCATGTGTTACTTTATTTTCAGTTATTGAATAACTTATTGCAAGAACATAAATATTATGAACCTTATTTACATTATCTCCATCTTGCAGGTCAAAATCATTCCTTGGTGTGTTCCTCGCCCTTGGCTGACCGCTGGTTTCATCCAACGGAAAGTTTGGGTATTCCCGTGGTGATTGCTGTGCGGGTATGAAATCAGTCAAAAGAGGATTTGTGCAGCAGGGGTTGTATGTTTGTAGATGTAAAATATACTTACCACCGGTGAAGGAGCGGTGGGCAGAGATTGATCCGGCGGAGAGGCTTCCATGTCTGTTCCTTGGCTGCCGTTTGCCGCACTACCCTCGTCTTCAAGGTCGATCGCCATCTCGGCGTTCCGTCACAGTGAGAGGAAAAGGGGCATGGAGATGAAACGCTCGCAGGTAGATGAACCGTTCAGGGATGATTTGGTCTGGTGAGAATAGGGATTTGGTAGCTGAATTGGGGAATAAGTGAGCCCCGCTGCGTTGAGATTCGTTTTTGCCACGCGTCAAGCGCCTGACTTGGTCCAGCTATCAGGCGTGGGCGACCCAGGTCGTATAGGATTTCCGTCCCTAGGCGCCGGCGCATCGGCCAAAAAATTTGGTCCAGTCACACACGAGGCGCCAAATATAATTATATGGATGTAGCATGTGTTGGCTATCATTTCTTCTCTCATGGAACACGGGGATGATAGGGTAGAGCATCTTATAAGTATTCCGCTTGTCTGCTGAAGAGTAATTAAGACATCTCATAATAGTGGAAGTATCGTAAAAGCGAACACGAATAATAGTCATTTGTTGGTTATGTCTTGTTAACATGTCATCTATAGTCAAtttaatagttaatagtttgcatATATAGTTGTAAATAAACAATAATTATGCAGTCTCACAAAGTTTGCTACTGGGGTTTACATTTCATGTTTTCATCAAAGTCTTTATGAAGAACTTTTGAAGAAGAATTTTTGATGATAAAGCTTCCCGGACAATCAACAAGATGACTCCACATGGTCAAGCGTAGATTAGGGGAAGTGTTAAAACTAATTACATAAATTAGGGGAAAATCTCCTCTTGAGTAACCGTTCGAGCGGTTTCCTCCCGCACGGGCGTCTCTCTCCCTCTTCCCTGGAACCGACGCATCTCCTCTCTGTCGTCGCGTCTCTCCAGGAGTTATATATACTCCCTGTAACCATCGACAATGATAGATCAATCACTTTGATTCGTTTCACGTTATCAGCACGTAGAACTCAACCCACGAGCGGAAGAACACAGAGAGAAGAAGAGATCGAAACTTGCCGGCAAAGATGACTGCCAAAGAATTTGAGGAGCTTGCCCTCAATGGCCACAATTACCCTACATGGGCTATGGACATCAAGATCAGTCTTGCGTCCCGTGGGATAGCGCGTGCAATCCAGCCCCCGGAGACTCctctcccggctggagccacgccgcTGACAGAACAGCAGAATTATGCTGCCTTATTCATCATAAGGCACCATATTCATCCAGATCTCAAGTCTGAGTATTTACAGGAGGAATCTCCTAGTACTCTGTTTCTGGCCCTGAAAACGAGGTATGAACAGCAGAAGGCAGTAGTCCTGCCAGAAGCACTCCATGATTGTACTCATCTCCGTCTTCAGGATTTCAAGTCCATTGGTGAGTACAATCATGCTGTTCATAAGATATGTTCCAAACTGCGCTTTTGTGAGAAGGAACCTACTGAGGGGGAGAAAATAGAGAAAACTTTATCTACCATGCTCCCTTCAGACAGGATACTCCAACAACAATACCGTGCTCGCAACTACACTGTCTATTCCGAGCTTATTCACATGTTACTTCAGGCTGaaaagcatgatgagctactcgctAAGAATGGCTCTCAGCGCCCAGTTGGGGCACAACCTTTACCTGAAGTTCATCTGAATGTCGCGAATAGACAGAAGTTTAATGGTACCTTTCGAGGTAAACATTCCAATTCTGAGCACAAGCACAAGCGCAATGGGAACAGAAAATTCACAAACATTGGCAAAGGCAAAGGCACTGCAAAGCCAAAGTTCGATAAATCTAAACTTTGCAACAAATGTGGATGCTACTCGCATTCTACTGAAAAGTGCTCAGTGCCCAAGCATCTGGTCATGCTCTACCAGCAATCTCAGGGACGCAAAGCACCTCAAGGGAAAAGGCTTGAAGCTAACTT harbors:
- the LOC123412318 gene encoding flavonoid O-methyltransferase-like protein Os11g0303600 gives rise to the protein MAVPSDAELLQAQADLWRHTLCYLTPMALRCAVELGIPTAIHRLGGAASPSDLIAALSLPPSKLSFLGRLLSQLATAGVFDSTDDMGTATYRLKPISYLLVDGVHIEGDACQTAIVRAASSRYYVEAALGLSEWFKKDFEGPVPSPFEDLHGATIFDDSMALLDPEMDKLVHEAKASHNHMGIGLVLRQCRELFQELESLTDLCGGDGTTARAIVRAYPHIKCTVMDLPKVIDKAPAEGVIKYVAGDIFHAVPPAQAVLLKSVLHLWSDEDCIKILAQCKKAIPPRGAGGKVIVIDIVLSSASGLMLETHHLVDMLKLVMTRGRQRDEKDWSDIFMKAGFSEYKVFKKVGARTVIEVYP